The Aneurinibacillus uraniidurans genome segment TTGATGGATAACATACCAAGGAGGGAAGCGACGTCCCCGAGCAAACCGGGTCTATTTTTATGAATTTCGTATTCAAGATACCAATCCTGCTTTTCTGGTTCCATCTTGCGCCTTACGCCCTTTCTCACCTGTTCTTCTTCCATAACGACATTATTCTACACTAAAAAATAAAATTCTTCCAACATAAATAAGGAAAGACGCAAGGAAAACTTGCAAAAATAGAAAATCCCCTCCAGAAAAGAGGGGACAGCCCGCATTACTGCTTTTTGTTTTGCACGTAGTTGATCATAACACTTGCCATTGCGCGGCGTTCCTCATCGTTCCCTGCATCCCACAGTTCTTTCAGCAGACGCTCCTCGTCATTTTTCGGATCTACCTGATTGGACAGGTAGGTGCCGATCTGGTATGCAGCATTTTCCATTGTATCGCGATTCATACCGCTGTTTGCTGCCTGTGTCACACGGCTGGCAAGAAAGTGTTTCCAGTCATCGAAGCTCTCAAGGATTGACATGTAACTTCCTCCTTCATGTTGGCATTGCAGGGGGTATGCTTCCCCTCCATTTGTAAGGTGCCACACGCCTTTCCTTTTTATACACGATGGGTCAGCAAATCCAGGCACCGTTTGGACTGATCACCTGGCCGTTCACGTATGCTGCTTCCTCCCGCGCCAGAAACGCTGCCACCGCTGCTACTTCTTCCGGTGTGCCCGCTCGCCCGGCGGGAATATCGTCTGCAATCGCTGCTAACTCGTCTGGGCTAAATGCATTTGCCATCATCTCAGTCGCAATCATCCCCGGCGCAATACAGTTCACCGTAATGCCGGATGGCGCTACCTCCTTGGCAAGTGCTTTCGTAAACGCAATCACCGCGCCCTTAGCTGTAGAATACAACACTTCAAAACTTGCTCCCGTTAATCCCCATACAGATGAGACTGTAATAATACGTCCAAATCCTCGGCGAACCATATCCGGTACGGCCTGGCGGGCACAGAAAAACGGGGCACGCACATGCACATTCATCATGGTATCCCACTCCGCTCCGCTCACATCCTGAATGAGTCCATAACGACTTATGCCCGCATTGAGCACGAGAATATCTGGCGTGCGAGACAAACCCGCTTCCCAATCCGCACTCCCATCTGTCTGCGAAAAATCAGCTTGTATCAGTGTGACATGCGCACCAAACGTACGGCAGCGATCGGCCACACACTCTGCCTCTTCCCGTGCCCGATTATAATGAAGCACGAGATCATATCCATCCTGCGCGAAGCGGACGGCCATTGCCGCCCCAATTCCCCGGCTCGCACCTGTAATACCTGCAAGCCTCCGCTGGCGTTCCTCCACTGTCTCTCTCCCTCTCTATATCTACTGCTTCGTCTCAGACGACGTCACGATTGACACGGAAAACTGCTTGAAGTCGACATGTTCACGCAATCGCTCGTTTACATCAGCAAGCGTAATTGCTTCTAGCACATCCACACGGCGGAACAGATCCGTACCACCAAATTTATATTTCGTAAAGGAGTTAGCAATGAACTCCACCGAATTCAATGACCGTAAAAACTCCCCGATTTTCTTTTTGCGTGACAGTTCAAATGACTCTTCATCAATTCCTTGTTCCACAATGTGTATAAGCTCCGTCCGAATAGTAGACACGAGCGCATCTGGATCTTTTGTATCGCCGCCGATTACCGAAAACCCATACGCCACTTCTCCTGAGTAATCTGCACCAAAGCTATCCGTAATCAACCCTTCATCATACAATTTCTGATATAGGGCTGAACTCGGACTAAATAGTACATCCATCACAATCTCGGTCGTAACTTCTCGCTTTAACAGAGCTTCTCCTGTAAGACCCGGCTCCTTGTCCTTGAAGCCAAACATGCACTTTGGTACCCCAACTGGCAGGTGAACGACAGAACGCTCCTGGGCTACAGAAATCGGCTCCTCTGGATAAAAGCGCGGGATCTCTG includes the following:
- the ymfI gene encoding elongation factor P 5-aminopentanone reductase; translated protein: MEERQRRLAGITGASRGIGAAMAVRFAQDGYDLVLHYNRAREEAECVADRCRTFGAHVTLIQADFSQTDGSADWEAGLSRTPDILVLNAGISRYGLIQDVSGAEWDTMMNVHVRAPFFCARQAVPDMVRRGFGRIITVSSVWGLTGASFEVLYSTAKGAVIAFTKALAKEVAPSGITVNCIAPGMIATEMMANAFSPDELAAIADDIPAGRAGTPEEVAAVAAFLAREEAAYVNGQVISPNGAWIC
- a CDS encoding DUF3243 domain-containing protein, with product MSILESFDDWKHFLASRVTQAANSGMNRDTMENAAYQIGTYLSNQVDPKNDEERLLKELWDAGNDEERRAMASVMINYVQNKKQ